The Hordeum vulgare subsp. vulgare chromosome 7H, MorexV3_pseudomolecules_assembly, whole genome shotgun sequence DNA window CCTATTATCTAACACGCGGACGACGCTATCGGTTTTAAAGCTGCTCCTCAAAGTTGGACTTCACGTAGTGTGCTCACGCAGAGCAAGTATACCCAAATTCGCAGACTCCGTAGAATCCTAGCCGGTGAGAGGAAGCGACCGGCGGTGCGACGGAAATGGCGCCGGTGCACGTTCTGGTGTTCCCGTGGCCGCTGCAGGGCCACATCAACTCGATGCTTCATTTCGCCGCGGGTCTCCTCGACGCCGGCCTCCACGTCACCTTCGTTCACACGGAGCACAACCTCCGCCGCGCTCAGGGCGCCGAAGGcgccgccacgccacgcctccgCTTCGTGTCCTTGCCGGACGGCCTCTCCGTCGACCACCCCCGCTCGGTGGGCGACCTCAAGGATCTCGCCAAGTCCCTGATGACGACGGGCCCTGCTGCGTACCGTGCTCTCCTCGCCTCGGCGCTGTCCCCCGCGGCCGTCGGCGGGTTCCCGGCGCTGTCGTGCGTCGTGGCCGACGGCTTACTGCCGTTCGCCATCGATGTCGCGGAGGAGCTCGGGGTGCCGGCGCTCGCTTTCCGCACGTCAAGCGCCTGCAGCTTCTTGGCTTACCTCTCCGTGCCCAAGCTCGTGGAGCTTGGCGAGGTTCCCATCCCGGTAGGCGCCGACCTCGACGAGCCGGTCCGTAGCGTCCCGGGGATGGAGGATTTCCTGCGGCGACGAGATCTTCCAAGCTCTTGCCGCCGTCGGCCCGAGACCCAGGACGTCGACCCTCTGCTGCAGCTCCTGGTGAGCTACACCGCTCACAGCTGCAACGCTCGGGCGCTCATATTCAACACGGCGGCGTCACTGGAGCGGTCCGCGCTCGCGCACATCGCGCCCCATATGCGCGACGTCTTCGCCATAGGGCCTCTCCACGCCATCtcggcggcgccggcgccggccacCAGCTTGTGGCGCGAGGACGACGGGTGTATGGCGTGGCTGGACGGCCAGGCGGACCGGTCCGTCGTGTACGTGAGCCTGGGCAGCCTGGCCGTCATTTCTCTCGAGCAGTTCACCGAGTTCCTGTCCGGGCTCGTCAACTCCGGCTACACGTTCCTGTGGGTGCTCCGGCCGGACATGGTCGGGGCAAGCCAGAGCGCCGTCCTCCAGGAAGCCGTCGGCGCCGCTGGGAAAGGGAAGGCGCGTGTCGTGGGCTGGGCGCCGCAGCGAGACGTGCTGAGACACCGCGCCGTGGGCTGCTTCCTGACCCACGCCGGGTGGAACTCGACGCTGGAGGGCATCGCCGAGGGCGTGCCGCTGGTATGCTGGCCGTTCTTCCTGGACCAGCAAATCAACAGTCGGTTCGTTGGCGCCGTATGGGGGGCGGGGCTGGACATGAAGGACGTGTGCGACAGGGCCGTCGTGGAGGGTATGGTGAGGCAGGCGATGGAGTCGGAACAACTAAGGATGTCGGCTCAAACGCTGTCGCAGGAGGTGAGGCGGGACGTCGCGGAGGGAGGCTCGTCGGCGACGGAGTTCCAACGC harbors:
- the LOC123410283 gene encoding 7-deoxyloganetic acid glucosyl transferase-like; its protein translation is MAPVHVLVFPWPLQGHINSMLHFAAGLLDAGLHVTFVHTEHNLRRAQGAEGAATPRLRFVSLPDGLSVDHPRSVGDLKDLAKSLMTTGPAAYRALLASALSPAAVGGFPALSCVVADGLLPFAIDVAEELGVPALAFRTSSACSFLAYLSVPKLVELGEVPIPVGADLDEPVRSVPGMEDFLRRRDLPSSCRRRPETQDVDPLLQLLVSYTAHSCNARALIFNTAASLERSALAHIAPHMRDVFAIGPLHAISAAPAPATSLWREDDGCMAWLDGQADRSVVYVSLGSLAVISLEQFTEFLSGLVNSGYTFLWVLRPDMVGASQSAVLQEAVGAAGKGKARVVGWAPQRDVLRHRAVGCFLTHAGWNSTLEGIAEGVPLVCWPFFLDQQINSRFVGAVWGAGLDMKDVCDRAVVEGMVRQAMESEQLRMSAQTLSQEVRRDVAEGGSSATEFQRLLAFIKEFGKN